The genomic window CAACACCCCCATCGTCAAGCTGCAGCGCCTCGCTCCGCCGCAGGTCAGCCTCTATGCGAAGGTCGAATCGTTCAACCCGGGTGGCTCGGTGAAGGACCGGCTGGCGCTGGCGATCATCCTCGACGCCGAACAGCGCGGGCTGCTCAAGCCGGGCGACACCATCGTCGAAGCCACCTCCGGCAATACCGGCGTGGCACTGGCGATGGTCGCCGCGGCACGCGGCTACAAGTTCGTGGCGACGATGGTCGAAACGTTCTCGGTGGAACGACGCAAGCTGATGCGCGCGTACGGCGCCAAGGTGATCCTGACCCCGGCGGCGGAACGTGGCAGCGGCATGGTACGCAAGGCGCGCGAGCTGGCCGAGCAGCATGGCTGGTTCCTGGCCAGCCAGTTCGCCAACCCGGCCAACCCGGCCTACCACCGCAACACCACCGCCGCGGAGATCCTGCGCGATTTTGCCGGCCGGCGGCTGGACGTCTTCGTCAGCGGCTGGGGCACCGGCGGCACCCTCACCGGTGTTGGCGAGGTGCTCAAGGTCGCCCGGCCCGATACCCGCATCGTCGCCACCGAGCCTGCCGGTGCCGCACTGCTGAAGGGCGACGACTGGAAGCCCCACAAGATCCAGGGCTGGACGCCGGACTTCGTGCCGGACGTGCTCAACCGCGCGGTGGTCGATGAACTGGTCACCGTGGACGATGACCGCGCGATTGCGACCGCGCGTCGGCTGGCGGCCGAAGAAGGCATCTTCGTGGGCATCTCGGCCGGCGCCACCGTGGCCAGCGCGCTGGACGTCGCCGCCCGCGCCGAGCCCGGCGCGGTGATCCTGGCAATGCTGCCGGATACCGGCGAGCGCTACTTCTCCACGCCCCTGTTCGCCGATGTCAACGAAGGCTCCGACGACGACTGGCTGGCCGGCCTGCCCTGATCGCTGCGTTGTCGATGACAGCGGGATGACGCCCACCCTCGCGGTGGGCGTTCTCGTCTGGGCGTTGCTGTCCTCGCATGTTCATCCGGGCGTTGCCGCGCACGGCGGACAGCGGTGTCGTGCAGACGCAGGCCGACCGGCCCGGCGGCCTTCGATCCGGCCGCCCGGTGATCGCTTCAGCCTGCGTGAAGGCGGCGCCCGCCATCGTGCGTGAAGGCCGGAAATCGCAGCGCGTGAGACGGTCATGACACAGCATGGATGCCCTGCCCTCTAAGGTATGGGTGCAGCCAGCGCGGGGTATGGCGCGCAACAACAACAGGCAGGAGACGGACGCATGAAGATCGAAGTGTGGCAGGGCGACATCACGACCCTGGCGGTGGATGCGATCGTCAACGCGGCCAATGAATCACTGCTCGGCGGCGGCGGTGTCGACGGTGCGATCCACCGCGCCGCCGGCCCCGCCCTGCTGGCCGAATGCGAGCGCCTGCCGGAGCTGCGGCCGGGCGTGCGCTGCCCCACCGGGGAAGTGCGGGCCACCCAGGGCCATGCCCTGCCGGCCCGGCACGTGCTGCACACCGTGGGCCCGGTCTGGCACGACGGCCACCGTGACGAGCCGGCGCTGCTGGCCAACTGCTACTGGAAGTCACTGCAGCTGGCCGAATCCCTCGGCGTGCAGTCGATTGCGTTCCCGGCGATCAGCTGCGGGGTGTACGGCTACCCGCTGTACCAGGCAGCGCAGGTTGCCGTTACTGAAACGCTGGCCTGGCAACGCAGCCACGCGCAGCCGATGCGGATCGTGCTGGTCGCATTCAATACCGCGACGGCCAAGGCCTACCAGCAGGCGCTGGCGGCAGCGGGCCAGCCGGTCGACAGCGAGCGCGCCGCGCTGCTGCCCCCGTTGGGCAATGCCGGGTTCGCAGCGGCGCATTGAGCTCCCCGCGAGCGAATGAACAGGCCGGGCACCGCCCGGCCTGTTCCGTGTTCCCGACGTGCTGGCCGGCGTGGCCAGGTACCGGCTCAGTCCACTTCGGCAGCCGCGTCGGCGGTCGCGGCAGCGGCAGCGGCAGCGGCCGCAGCGTCGCCCGCGCTGGCGCCGTCGATCTGCACACGCATTTCAACCATGGCCTGCTCGTCACTGAGACTGGATACCTCGACGGTGTAATGACCGGCCGGCAGCGATTCCTGCAGCCGCGCATTGGTGTCGCCACCGCCATCGTCATCCACCCGTTCCAGATCCCCATTGACCAGGCGCAGCACCGTGTCGACCTGGCTGGAGATTGCGTCCAGTCGCACATCGGCCGGGCGATCCAGGCTCAGCAGGAAGCGCCGGCGACCCTGGCTGTCGAGCATGGTGAACACGCTGCCGGAGGTCGGCAGGGACGTACCGTCGCGGCTGACCATGTTGGCCGGCAGTTCGGTGCTGCGGGCAGTCAGCTTGAACGCGCCGGTGGCGCGCTCGCCCAGGCTGCGCACACTCAGCGTGTAGCGACCCGGCTCCAGCGGCAGGCTGAGGCGCGAATGGGTGCTGTCGCCACCGTCGTCATTCTCGACCACGACCCCCTTGCCTTCGAGCTTCAGCACCGTGTCGAAGGCGTCCGACTCCAACCGGATCTCGTACAGGCCGGCCTTGTCCACCTGCAGGGTGTAGTCCTGTGATCGGGACGCGAGCAGGTCGAGGATCTCGCCACCGGAGGTGATCGGCTTGCCGTTGTACGGCACGAGCTTTTCCACGCGCAGGCGGTAGGGACCGAAGGCGGTGGGGCCGTTGGCGTTGACCGCGATCTGGTAGATGCCGGCGCCGGTGCTGCGGAACGCCAGTGCGACGTCTTCGCTGCGCTCGTCGCCCGGACTGCTGCTGGCGACCAGGCTGCCGTCGTTGAACACGGCAATCGAACCGCTCAGTGCGCCGGTCAGCTTGATGCCGACCAGTGCCTTGTCCTCCAGCTTTATCTGGTACAGCTGATGGTGGCTGCCATCGTTGAAGTTGATGCCGCTGCGCGAGGTGATTTCACCCGATACCGGCTTGTCGAACTCCAGCGAGGGCGCCTTGCCGCTGTCGGCGCTGCCGCCCATCCGGTTGCAGCCGCCGACGGCGAGCACCGTCGCCACGGCCAGCGTGAGTGCTGCGATACGCATGTGTTCTTCTCCCTGGCCATCCCTGTAGTCCCCGCGCACTGGCCTGGCGCGCGGCAACGATACCGGCAAAAGCAAACGCCGGCAGAATGCCGGCGTCGCCCTGTCGGTTCATGCGGTGCAGCGGCCGATCAGCCGTTCCACTTGCCCAGCGCAGCCAGGCCGTTTTCCTTGGCACGCTCGTAGACGGTCTTCTGCGCGGCAGCGTAGTTGCCCTTCATGTCCTTGCCCCACAGCTTCAGCGCTGCCTGCTGCATGGCACGGCCATAGGAGAAGCTCAGCGGCCACGGCAGGTTGCCCATCTGGTTCATGGCATTGAGATGCGCGGTGGACTGCTCATCGCTCTGGCCGCCGGACAGGAACACCACGCCCGGCAGGATCGCCGGCACCGTGCTCTTGAGGCACATCACGGTCGACTCGGCCACTTCCTCGACGTCGGCCTGCTCATCGCAGCCCTTGCCGGAGATGACCATCGACGCCTTCAGGATGGTGCCTTCCAGCAGCACGTTCTGCTGGTACAGGGCGTCGAACAGCGAACGCAGGGTGGCCTCGGTGACTTCGTAGCAGGTCTCGATGTCGTGGTCACCGTCCATGATCACTTCCGGCTCGACCATCGGCACCAGGCCACATTCCTGGCACAGCGCGGCATAGCGGGCCAGCGCATGGGCGTTGGACTCGATGCAGGTGCCCGACGGAATGCTCTCGCCGATGTTGATGACCGCACGCCACTTGGCGAAGCGTGCACCCAGCTTGTAGTACTCCTGCAGGCGCTCACGCAGGCCGTCCAGGCCTTCGGTGACCAGCTCGCCCGGGCAGCCGGCCAGCGGGTGCGCGCCCTTGTCCACCTTGATGCCCGGGATCATGCCGTGGTCGGCCATGTACTTGGCGAACGGCACGCCGTCCTTGGTCGACTGGCGGATGGTCTCGTCGTACAGGATCGCGCCGGAAATGTGCTCGTTGAGCTTCGGCGTGGTCAGCAGCAGTTCGCGGTAGGCGCGACGGTTCTCTTCGGTGTTCTCGATGCCCACGCTGGCAAAGCGCTTGGCGATGGTACCGGTGGATTCGTCGATCGCGATGATGCCCTTGCCCGGGGCAACCATGGCCTGGGCGGTTTCAGCCAGCTGTTCGATGCTCATGTACTTCCTGTGGCGGGTGCGGGAAAAACGTAAGTATAGCCCCGCCACCCCGTTACCTCGACGTGGAGGCCAGGGTGGAAACGATTCCAAGTCCACGCGGGACATGAAATGGCCCATGCGGACCGGGCCTGTCCCCTGCACGCGCTGTGCCTGGACAGCCGCCTCCTGGGCCAGGAGGCGGCTGCGCGCATGCGCGGGGCCTCCGCTTACAGGTCGCCCAGGCCGCTGGCGCGGCCGTCTTCGCCCACTTCCAGCAGGCGCAGGGTGTTGGTCGCGCCATGGGTTTCCATGTGTTCGCCGCTGGTGAACACCACGCGGTCGCCGGCCTGCAGCATGCCGCCTTCCACCAGCAGGCGGATGCTGCCGCGTGCTGCTTCACGGGGGGTGAAGCCACGGCTGTCGAAGTTGATCGGGAACACATCGCGCATCAGCGCCATCTGCCGGCGCGCGCCATCATGGCGGGTCACTGCGAACACCGGTGCCGACGCGCGGAAACGCGACAGGTAACGCGCGGTGCCGCCCGATTCGGTCATCGCTACGATCGCCCGCACGCCCACGTGCTGCGACAGGAACATGGTGGCCATGGCAATGGCCTGGTCGGCGCGTTCCAGGTTGCGCGGCGAGGCGCCGAAGTCGGTCTCGGTCTGGAACTGGCGTTCGGCCCCCAGGCAGATGCGCGCCATCGCTTCGACCGCCTTGACCGGATACGCACCGGCCGCGGTTTCGGCCGACAGCATCACCGCATCGGTACCGTCGATGACCGAGTTGGCGACGTCCAGCACTTCGGCGCGGGTCGGGATCGGGCTTTCCACCATCGACTGCAGCATCTGCGTGGCCGTGATCACCACCTTGTTCTGCGCCAGCGAGGCCTTGATGATCTTCTTCTGCAGGCCCGGCAGTTCGGCGTCGCCGATTTCCACGCCCAGATCGCCGCGGGCCACCATCACCACATCGCTGGCATCGACGATCTCTTCCAGGTTCTCGATGGCCTCGGTGCGCTCGATCTTCGACACCAGCGCGGCATGGCAGCCGTGCGATTCGGCGATCGCGCGGGCATCGTTCATGTCCTGCGCATTGCGGCAGAACGAAACGGCGATGAAGTCCACGCCGATCCTGGCGACGATGCCGATCAGTTCCTTGTCGCGCTCGGTCAGCGCGCCCAGCGACAGGCCACCGCCCTGCTTGTTCAGGCCCTTGCGGTCGGACAGCGTGCCGTCGTTGAGCACGGTGTTGATGATGCGCTCACCCTGCACCTCCACCACCTGCAGCTGCATCAGGCCGTCGTCGAGCAGCAGCACGTCACCGGCGCTGACATCCTGCGGCAGGCCGAGGTAGCTCACGCCCACCTGGGTGGCATCGCCAGGGCCGGCATCGGTGCTGGCAATCAGGTCGAAGCGGTCGCCCGCCTTGAGCTGCACCTTGCCTTCGGCAAACCGTTCGATGCGGATCTTGGGGCCCGGCAGGTCGGCCAGGATGCCCACTTCCACGCCCACCCGCTGCGCCGCGGCACGCACGTCGGCGGCGCGCTTGGCCTGGCCGGACGGGTCACCGTGGCTGAAGTTGAGGCGCACCACGTTGACGCCGGCGCGGAACAGATCCTCCAGCACGCCCGGCGGATCGGTGGCCGGACCGAGGGTGGCAAGGATCTTGGTGCGACGCTGACGCTCGAACATGATGGATGGGCCTCTCCCGTTAAAGCACGGAAATTAGCACATCCTTCACGTCCCATGTATACGGTTACAGCCTTGTGCTGCCTGACTCTGCGGGACATCGCACGGACATGTTCCGGACATACGCTGGTCGATGGCAGCCGAAGCGCCGCCGGGCGAGCGGCATCACGCCGTCCCACCCGGTAGCGCCGGGCCGCGCCCGGCGGCCGTGATCCCCGGCCTCAGTCCAGCAGCGCCAGCAGTTGCGCCGGATCTCGCGCCAGCTGCCCGGCGCCCGCCTCGGTCAGCTCGTCCTCGCCGCCAAAGCCCCACAGCACGCCGATGCTGCGCAGGCCATGGTGGCGGGCACCCTCGATGTCCATGCGGCGGTCACCGATCATCCAGCAGCCTTCCGGCGCCAGCTGCAGGCGCCGCAGCGCCTCGCCGACCAGCTGCGGCTTGCTGCTGCGCGCGCCATCCGGCGTGGACCCGATCACGTCCTCGAACAGTTCACCAAACGGCAGGTGCTCGACGATGCGGCGTGCATGCGGTTCGTTCTTGGCGGTGACCACGGCCAGCCGATGGCCGCGCGCATGCAGCGCCCGCACGACGGCTTCGATGTCCGGGTAGATCGTGTGTTCGCGCCAGCCTTCCACGTCGAAACGCTCGCGGTAGAACGCCACCGCCTGTTCCACACGCGCCGGGTCGTTGAACAGCGGGCCGAAGGTGGTGCGCAGCGACGGGCCGATCCAGCCCTGCAGGGTGTCCTGCGAAGGCACCGGATGGTCCATCTTCCGCAGCGCATGGGCGATGCAGGTGGTGATGCCCACTTCCGAATCGATCAGCGTGCCGTCCATGTCGAAGAAGAGCGTTGCACGCTCTTCTCCGTGGCGCAGGGCTGCCGACGTCACGCGCCGCGGGCCGCCAGCGCGGCGACGGCCGGCAGGGTCTTGCCTTCCAGGAACTCCAGGAACGCGCCACCACCGGTGGAGATGTAACTGACGTCGTTGGCGATATCGAACTTGTCGACCGCTGCCAGGGTGTCGCCGCCGCCGGCGATGGAGAATGCCGGCGAGCTGGCGATGGCCCTGGCCAGCGCTTCGGTGCCCTTGCTGAAGGCTTCGAATTCGAACACACCCACCGGGCCGTTCCAGACCACCGTGCCGGCCTTCTCGATCAGCTGCGCGTACTGCGCGGCGGTCTGCGGGCCGATGTCCAGGATCAGATCATCGTCGGCAACCGCGTCGACCGCCTTCACCTCGGCCGGCGCGTCCGGCAGGAACTGCTTGGCGGTGACCACGTCGACCGGCAGCGGAATGTCCGCACCGCGCGCCTTGGCATCGGCCACGATCTTCCTGGCGGTATCCAGCAGGTCCGGCTCGTACAGCGACTTGCCGACCTTGTAACCGGCTGCGGCGATGAAGGTGTTGGCGATGCCGCCACCGACGATCAGCTGGTCGACCTTGCCGACCAGGTTGGCCAGCAGCTCCAGCTTGGTGCTGACCTTGCTGCCGGCAACGATGGCCAGCAGTGGCTTGGCCGGCGCGTCCAGCGCCTTGGCCAGCGCGTCCAGTTCGGCCATCAGCAGCGGGCCACCGGCCGCAACCGGGGCAAAATGGATCACGCCGTGGGTGGACGCCTGCGCGCGGTGCGCGGTACCGAAGGCGTCCATCACGAACACGTCGCACAGCGCCGCGTACTTCTTCGACAGGGCTTCATCGTCCTTGCCCTCGCCGACGTTCATGCGGCAGTTTTCCAGCAGCACCAGCTGGCCCGGCTGCACGTCGACACCGTCGACCCAGTCACGCACCAGCGGCACCTCGCGACCGAGCAGTTCGGACAGGCGCGCAGCAACCGGCGCCAGCGAATCGGCCTCGCTCCACACGCCTTCCTTCGGGCGCCCCAGGTGCGAGGTGACCATCACCGCCGCGCCCTGCTCCAGCGCGCGCTTGAGCGTCGGCAGCGAAGCAGTGATGCGCTGTTCGGAAGTGATGCGGCCATTCTCGATCGGCACGTTCAGATCCTGGCGGATCAGCACGCGCTTGCCGGAGAGGTCGAGGTCGGTCATGCGGACGATGGACATGGGCAACTCTTTGGCTC from Stenotrophomonas sp. 704A1 includes these protein-coding regions:
- the cysK gene encoding cysteine synthase A, whose translation is MALYDSILDTVGNTPIVKLQRLAPPQVSLYAKVESFNPGGSVKDRLALAIILDAEQRGLLKPGDTIVEATSGNTGVALAMVAAARGYKFVATMVETFSVERRKLMRAYGAKVILTPAAERGSGMVRKARELAEQHGWFLASQFANPANPAYHRNTTAAEILRDFAGRRLDVFVSGWGTGGTLTGVGEVLKVARPDTRIVATEPAGAALLKGDDWKPHKIQGWTPDFVPDVLNRAVVDELVTVDDDRAIATARRLAAEEGIFVGISAGATVASALDVAARAEPGAVILAMLPDTGERYFSTPLFADVNEGSDDDWLAGLP
- a CDS encoding O-acetyl-ADP-ribose deacetylase; amino-acid sequence: MKIEVWQGDITTLAVDAIVNAANESLLGGGGVDGAIHRAAGPALLAECERLPELRPGVRCPTGEVRATQGHALPARHVLHTVGPVWHDGHRDEPALLANCYWKSLQLAESLGVQSIAFPAISCGVYGYPLYQAAQVAVTETLAWQRSHAQPMRIVLVAFNTATAKAYQQALAAAGQPVDSERAALLPPLGNAGFAAAH
- a CDS encoding ABC transporter substrate-binding protein codes for the protein MRIAALTLAVATVLAVGGCNRMGGSADSGKAPSLEFDKPVSGEITSRSGINFNDGSHHQLYQIKLEDKALVGIKLTGALSGSIAVFNDGSLVASSSPGDERSEDVALAFRSTGAGIYQIAVNANGPTAFGPYRLRVEKLVPYNGKPITSGGEILDLLASRSQDYTLQVDKAGLYEIRLESDAFDTVLKLEGKGVVVENDDGGDSTHSRLSLPLEPGRYTLSVRSLGERATGAFKLTARSTELPANMVSRDGTSLPTSGSVFTMLDSQGRRRFLLSLDRPADVRLDAISSQVDTVLRLVNGDLERVDDDGGGDTNARLQESLPAGHYTVEVSSLSDEQAMVEMRVQIDGASAGDAAAAAAAAAATADAAAEVD
- a CDS encoding class I fructose-bisphosphate aldolase — translated: MSIEQLAETAQAMVAPGKGIIAIDESTGTIAKRFASVGIENTEENRRAYRELLLTTPKLNEHISGAILYDETIRQSTKDGVPFAKYMADHGMIPGIKVDKGAHPLAGCPGELVTEGLDGLRERLQEYYKLGARFAKWRAVINIGESIPSGTCIESNAHALARYAALCQECGLVPMVEPEVIMDGDHDIETCYEVTEATLRSLFDALYQQNVLLEGTILKASMVISGKGCDEQADVEEVAESTVMCLKSTVPAILPGVVFLSGGQSDEQSTAHLNAMNQMGNLPWPLSFSYGRAMQQAALKLWGKDMKGNYAAAQKTVYERAKENGLAALGKWNG
- the pyk gene encoding pyruvate kinase, yielding MFERQRRTKILATLGPATDPPGVLEDLFRAGVNVVRLNFSHGDPSGQAKRAADVRAAAQRVGVEVGILADLPGPKIRIERFAEGKVQLKAGDRFDLIASTDAGPGDATQVGVSYLGLPQDVSAGDVLLLDDGLMQLQVVEVQGERIINTVLNDGTLSDRKGLNKQGGGLSLGALTERDKELIGIVARIGVDFIAVSFCRNAQDMNDARAIAESHGCHAALVSKIERTEAIENLEEIVDASDVVMVARGDLGVEIGDAELPGLQKKIIKASLAQNKVVITATQMLQSMVESPIPTRAEVLDVANSVIDGTDAVMLSAETAAGAYPVKAVEAMARICLGAERQFQTETDFGASPRNLERADQAIAMATMFLSQHVGVRAIVAMTESGGTARYLSRFRASAPVFAVTRHDGARRQMALMRDVFPINFDSRGFTPREAARGSIRLLVEGGMLQAGDRVVFTSGEHMETHGATNTLRLLEVGEDGRASGLGDL
- a CDS encoding HAD hydrolase-like protein, with amino-acid sequence MDGTLIDSEVGITTCIAHALRKMDHPVPSQDTLQGWIGPSLRTTFGPLFNDPARVEQAVAFYRERFDVEGWREHTIYPDIEAVVRALHARGHRLAVVTAKNEPHARRIVEHLPFGELFEDVIGSTPDGARSSKPQLVGEALRRLQLAPEGCWMIGDRRMDIEGARHHGLRSIGVLWGFGGEDELTEAGAGQLARDPAQLLALLD
- a CDS encoding phosphoglycerate kinase; this translates as MSIVRMTDLDLSGKRVLIRQDLNVPIENGRITSEQRITASLPTLKRALEQGAAVMVTSHLGRPKEGVWSEADSLAPVAARLSELLGREVPLVRDWVDGVDVQPGQLVLLENCRMNVGEGKDDEALSKKYAALCDVFVMDAFGTAHRAQASTHGVIHFAPVAAGGPLLMAELDALAKALDAPAKPLLAIVAGSKVSTKLELLANLVGKVDQLIVGGGIANTFIAAAGYKVGKSLYEPDLLDTARKIVADAKARGADIPLPVDVVTAKQFLPDAPAEVKAVDAVADDDLILDIGPQTAAQYAQLIEKAGTVVWNGPVGVFEFEAFSKGTEALARAIASSPAFSIAGGGDTLAAVDKFDIANDVSYISTGGGAFLEFLEGKTLPAVAALAARGA